The Microbulbifer sp. YPW1 genome contains the following window.
TTTTGCCTCTCCCTGATGCTCCCAGATACTTTCGTTGCGACCGCGATAGAGGCTGCCACTGGCCGTGGGCTCGATGAACATCAGCGACTCCTCCCCCTTGTATTGCGCCATCGCGGCAGGTGGCTCAGTGGGATAGTAGGTCGCGGTCACTTCGCTGCCATCGCAGAGATAGGTGACGGGCCCGCGACCGGGGAGCAGCGCGTACCGCGCCTGTAAAGTCGCGATCTGTCGCTTGTAGCTGTCTTCGGTACAGGCGCGCTTGTCCTGCGCTTTCCAGCAGTCGTTGCGCCCTTTGATCCAGCCCCGCTGGCGCGCCTTGAAATAGCGGTCCTGCTGGGCTTTTTCCGTCTTGGCCGCCGCCGCAAACACCTCGGCCATCTGCTGATCCAGCAGCGCAAGGCCACTGTCTCTACATATCAGCTGCTCGATGGAACTGCTGAGCTGCTGATCGCAGTCGTAGGTCGGCTTGACGTCTTCTGGCGGAGGCGCATTTTCAGATCCAGTGGCAACCGGCTGTAGCTGTTCTGAAGCCCGACCTTCCGACGCCCCGCTTCCTGAAGTCCCGTTTTCAGAAAACTCGGGCTCGGAAGCCTGCGGTGGTACCGAGTCGCCCTTGCTGCACCCTGTCGCGGTCACCGCCGAAATCAGCGAAAGCAGGATTGCTCGTCGCAAATTGAACATGCCAGGCCTCCTGAAGAAATGAAATCAGATCACGCCGTCTCGTCTCAGTTGCGCAATATCGTCGGCACTGAGCGACAGCATGGTCTCCAGCGTTTCGTCGGTATGCGCCCCCAGTGTGGGCGGCGCGTTTTGATATTCCAG
Protein-coding sequences here:
- a CDS encoding MliC family protein, whose amino-acid sequence is MFNLRRAILLSLISAVTATGCSKGDSVPPQASEPEFSENGTSGSGASEGRASEQLQPVATGSENAPPPEDVKPTYDCDQQLSSSIEQLICRDSGLALLDQQMAEVFAAAAKTEKAQQDRYFKARQRGWIKGRNDCWKAQDKRACTEDSYKRQIATLQARYALLPGRGPVTYLCDGSEVTATYYPTEPPAAMAQYKGEESLMFIEPTASGSLYRGRNESIWEHQGEAKITWGADGIEMQCKVRS